A single genomic interval of Methanorbis rubei harbors:
- the proS gene encoding proline--tRNA ligase has product MADETEGLPPRNDFSAWYNEVIRRAEIMDVRYPVKGLYVWYPFGFALRNHTYTLLRTLLNRDHEETLFPLLIPETEFMKEAEHIKGFEDEVYWVTHGGLSPLDVKLALRPTSETAIYPMYALWIRSHADLPLKLYQVVNTFRYETKHTRPLIRLREITSFMESHTVHATWDEANEQVEYELGLSQEFYRDLGVPIIISKRPDWDKFPGADFTMAVDAVMPDGRTLQIGTVHHLGDHFSRTFGITYEDVNGEQQFGSQTCYGISERCIAAVIGVHGDDKGLILPATVAPTQVVIIPVIVGKRGDEILAAVKDLEKELKAAGIRVKTDARDMRPGAKYYHWELHGVPLRVELGPRDLDNKQLVCVNRLGVKTVVPRDGAAESVKKLLDEAHDQILERAESHLESHLMTAVTPEECNEKLDGNVVVVHWCGCRECADKLEELTNSSLLGTEVRSQYVKNDEGTCIICGKPGTAALVGRSY; this is encoded by the coding sequence ATGGCAGATGAAACGGAAGGATTACCGCCGCGGAATGATTTCAGCGCGTGGTATAATGAGGTTATCCGGCGTGCGGAGATCATGGATGTCCGCTATCCGGTCAAAGGACTATATGTGTGGTATCCGTTCGGATTTGCACTCCGCAACCATACCTACACGCTTCTGCGCACCCTCTTAAACCGGGATCATGAAGAAACATTGTTTCCGCTTCTGATCCCCGAGACTGAGTTCATGAAAGAGGCTGAGCACATCAAGGGCTTTGAGGACGAGGTGTACTGGGTTACGCACGGCGGTCTCTCACCGCTTGATGTCAAGCTCGCACTGCGCCCGACTTCAGAGACGGCAATTTACCCGATGTATGCGCTCTGGATCAGATCTCATGCTGACCTCCCGCTGAAACTGTATCAGGTTGTGAACACGTTCCGGTACGAGACAAAACACACCAGACCGTTGATCCGGCTTCGCGAGATCACCTCGTTTATGGAGTCCCACACCGTTCACGCAACCTGGGATGAAGCAAACGAGCAGGTCGAGTATGAACTTGGCCTGTCGCAGGAGTTCTACCGCGACCTCGGTGTCCCGATCATCATCTCAAAGCGGCCAGACTGGGACAAGTTCCCGGGCGCGGACTTTACGATGGCGGTTGATGCGGTGATGCCGGACGGCAGGACGCTTCAGATTGGGACGGTCCATCATCTCGGCGATCACTTCTCGAGAACGTTCGGCATCACGTATGAGGATGTGAACGGCGAGCAGCAGTTCGGTTCACAGACCTGTTATGGTATCTCTGAGCGGTGCATTGCTGCGGTGATCGGTGTTCACGGCGATGACAAGGGTCTGATCCTTCCGGCAACGGTTGCACCAACCCAGGTTGTGATCATTCCGGTGATTGTCGGAAAACGCGGCGATGAGATTCTTGCGGCAGTAAAAGATCTTGAGAAGGAGTTGAAGGCAGCAGGTATTCGCGTGAAGACGGATGCCCGCGACATGCGGCCCGGTGCGAAGTACTATCACTGGGAGCTGCACGGCGTCCCGCTCCGCGTGGAGCTTGGTCCCCGCGATCTCGACAACAAGCAGCTGGTCTGCGTGAACCGCCTCGGCGTGAAGACGGTTGTCCCGCGCGATGGGGCGGCAGAGTCGGTGAAGAAGCTTCTTGATGAGGCGCATGATCAGATTCTTGAGCGTGCGGAGAGTCATCTTGAGAGCCATCTGATGACGGCTGTAACTCCGGAGGAGTGTAATGAGAAGCTGGACGGCAATGTGGTGGTTGTGCACTGGTGCGGCTGCCGCGAGTGTGCGGACAAGCTTGAGGAGCTGACGAACTCGAGCCTTCTTGGAACA